CCGGGGCAGCGCGTTCGTCGTCACCCTGCCGGTGCGAACGGACGCGGCCGCACCGGGGCCGGCCCACGGGCACCCGCCCCAGAACAGCGCCCCGGGGCGGCGGGTCCTGGTAGTGGACGACAACCGGGACGGGGCGGACTCGCTGGCCGAAGCGCTGCGGCTGCTGGGCCACGAGGTGGCGACGGCGCACGACGGGTTGGAGGCGGTGGCGCAGGCGGAGCGGTTCCGGCCGGACGTCGTGCTGATGGACATCGGGATGCCGAAGCTGAACGGGCTGGACGCCACGCGGCGCATCCGCGAGCAACCGTGGGGCCGGGAGATGACGGTCGTGGCGCTGACCGGGTGGGGGCAGGAGAGCGACCGGGAGCGGACCCGGGCGGCCGGGTGCGACGCACACCTCGTCAAGCCGGTGAACCTGCCGGACCTGCTGAGGGTGTTGGCCGAGGTGGCGAAATGACACCCGCGCGCCGGGCCGCGCGGGGCCCGATACGGACGGGAAGCGAAACATGTCGAAGCGAGCGCTGATCTTGATCGATCTCAGGAACGACTACTTTCCCAGCAGGAAGTGGGCGCTCAGCGGGATCGAAGCTGCCGCCGACAACGCGGCGAAGGTGCTGACCGCCGCAAGGCCGGCGCCCCGGTCGCCCACGGCCGGCACGAGTTCCCCGCGGCCGACGCATCGTTCTTTGCCCCCTCAACGCTGGGGGCGCAAATTCACCCAAAGATCCGGAGCCTCGACGGCGAACCGGTGGCCCTGGAGCACCACGTCAACGCGTTCTGCGGCCCCGATCTAAATGCCGTGCTGGACCGGCACGGGGTCGAGGAAGTCGTGATCCGCGGGGCGACGAGCCACATGTGCGTGGGCGCCGGGACGCGGGCGGCCAGCGACCTCGAGTACAAGTGCGTCGTCGTACGCGACGCCCGCGCGACGCGGGATCAGGAGTTCGCGGGCGCGGTCGGCCCCGGCCGCACAGGTGCACGCCGCGTTCATGGCCGCACTGTAGTTCGGGTACGCGAAACTGGTCTCCACAGACGAGTACCTCGCGGCCACCGCCTGACGTCAGTGGACGCCGTTCCGGAGGACGGCGGCGAGCGCGTCTAGGTCCGCCGGCTTGGTCAGGTGGTGATCGAACCCGGCCTCCCGGGTCCGGCGCCGGTCCTCCTCTTGCCCGTACCCGGTCAGGGCGATCAGGGTTACGTCTTTTCCGAAGGGCTCCGCCCGAATCCGCCCGGCCAGCTCGTACCCGTTCATCCCCGGGAGCCCGAGATCGAGTACCGCCACCTCGGGCCTCAGCCGGGCGGCGACCTCCAGCCCCTGCGGCCCGTTTCGGGCGACCTCCACGCGGTGCCCGGTCATCTCCAGCAAGGTGGCGAGGCTGTCCCCGGCGTCGAGGTTGTCGTCCACGATTAGGATCCGGCGGGGCGTCACCCCTGCCGCGGCCGGTCGCTCGGCCGCGTCGCCCCCCCGGGCCCGCACGAGCTTCGGTAGCCGGACGGTGAACTCGCTCCCCTTTCCCGGCCCCCCGCTCGCGGCGGACACCGTGCCGCCGTGCAACTCCACCAGGCTCTTGACCAGCGTCAGCCCGATCCCGAGCCCGCCGTCGGCCCGGTCGAGGGTCCGCCCGACCTGGGTGAACAGATCGAACACACGGGGCAGCATGTCGGCTGGGATGCCGAGGCCGGTGTCCCGCACCCGGACGATCGCCTCCCCGTCCTCCTCCAGTATCAGGTCGATGCGGCCCCCCTCGTCGCTGTACTTGGCCGCGTTGGTGAGCAGGTTGCCGACCACCTGGGCCAGCCGGGTCGGGTCGGCCGAAACCGTGACCGGACGGCCGGGCTGGGTCACGATCAGGCGGTGGCGCCGGGCCTCAATCGTCGGGCGGACGGCCTCGGCCGCACGGGCGAGCACGGCGTTCAGGTCCACCGCCTCCTTCCGCAGCTCGACCTTACCGCGGGTGATGCGGGACACGTCGAGCAGGTCGTCGACCAGCCGCCCGA
This region of Gemmata massiliana genomic DNA includes:
- a CDS encoding ATP-binding response regulator, encoding MSETDERVLFLGPTRRDAATGAALITGAGLRCRACASLDELCREVPNGVGAVIVPEEAAIGNGADMLRAAIRDQPPWSNLPVLVLTAAGPTPAARVKALIELGDVTLLKRPLEATEFLNAVRAALRDRRRQYQVREYVAGQARLAEELRDADRRKDEFLAMLAHELRNPLAPIRNGLAILQMADGDRAAVRKTYGMMSRQVDHLGRLVDDLLDVSRITRGKVELRKEAVDLNAVLARAAEAVRPTIEARRHRLIVTQPGRPVTVSADPTRLAQVVGNLLTNAAKYSDEGGRIDLILEEDGEAIVRVRDTGLGIPADMLPRVFDLFTQVGRTLDRADGGLGIGLTLVKSLVELHGGTVSAASGGPGKGSEFTVRLPKLVRARGGDAAERPAAAGVTPRRILIVDDNLDAGDSLATLLEMTGHRVEVARNGPQGLEVAARLRPEVAVLDLGLPGMNGYELAGRIRAEPFGKDVTLIALTGYGQEEDRRRTREAGFDHHLTKPADLDALAAVLRNGVH